The genomic region ATAAATCTTCTGACCAAAGTAAGCTATCAAAAATGCTAACTCAACTACTTGATTCAGGCAACCATTTTCAATGGATGCTCACCCTTTGGGGTGAAAAGTTAATGGGGAACAGGATCTCGACAGTTTCCAAAGCATCATCCCACAGATTCCTTGCTAACTGCAAAGGGGGAAATATCCTTTTATGATGGGAAGAGGAGGTGCTCAGCACCTTAACTATATAATGAAACTTTGCATCCACAGCAGTGGGATGCCCGGACACTGGGTGGTACCTGATGTGATGCATTAGTACACAACATTCGTTGTGGAGTTTCCCTGTTACATTTCATAAAGTGAGTCTCAAGCGTCTAGGCCCAAACTTCAGCTTACAGGGAACACAGAATgacaatattaaacacaaaaACAATCAGACAAATACACAATGTGGGAAGTCTACGGCAAGACTGGGCTGTTCTTCCAAAAATTCAATTTCAAGAAACCACAGAAAGGGATTAGTGAGGTTAGGGGGAGGATGTTTCAGAATAAAAGATACTGTATAATTTCTTTGTTACAACCAAATAGGCATGTGAACCTCCCttagactctgctgctgctgctaagtcacttcagtcatgtctgactctgtgcgaccccataacagcagcccaccaggctccccggtccctgggattctccaggcaagagtgctggagtgggttgccatttccttctccaatgcatgaaagtgaaaagtgaaagggaagtcgctcagtcgtgtccgactcttcgtgaccccatggactgcagcctaccaggctcctccgtccatgggattttccaggcaggagtactgaaatggggtgtcattgccttctccgcccttaGACTCTAGTATGCGGTAAATTCTATAAAGGATGTTCTTAAGAAAATTGGGCAGACTTGAATATAGGCTGGATACTAGGTGATATTATGAAATTCTTAATTCTGTCATATGTGAAATAGGACTGTGGTTTGTAGTTGAGTGTCCTTAATCTTAAGAGATGCCTGCTGAGCTATTAGGGGTACAATGTTCAGATGTCTGCCATACACTCTCCAGTagttcagcaaaagaaaaaaacagacatataaacatacacataagGAAATAGAATGTTAACAACTAAATCTAGGTGAAAGGGTATTCAAGTGCTcagaaacatacttttttttttcatcttttttctctgcttgaaatttttcaaaatgaataaagGGTAAAATGCTAATTAGAACCAGGCCCCTGTTAGGCAAATTCACATAATTATCTTTTTGGCTTGGAAAAAGGAGACTCAGAGTCTCCAAGTGGCTCTTTCCAGGTCATAAAGAGAAGAGCTCATAGGCATCTGATTAGCgtgtgtttattgagcacctagtaTGTGGTGGGCAGTTGTAGACAAAGGGGGCACAGCACTTGATACGCCTCATAGGGTCTCTCTTCTCATGGAACAGGGGACGGATGgagtggaaagagaaaagaaatatgaaaacaaatgaattgagcactttctgtgtgccaggcactgacgATATGGCCGgaacattagaaataaaaatccCTGATGTCAGGAGGTGGACAATAAACTGCATATAGCAATGATTTAGTATCTTAGAGGGTgataagtgaaaaggaaaagcagagcaGGAGAAGAGTAATGAAAGGGGGTGCAGTTTGGACAAAGAGCTGGTGGTGGAGGGTTTCTCTGAAGAGGTGACATCCACTGAGTAGAGACTTGATGAAGTGGGAGAGGTGGTAAAGCTCTGGAAGAAGCGTTCCAATCAGAGTAAAgggccagtgcaaaggccctgaggtggggagGTAGGGTCGCTGCGGCCAGGGAGGAAGTCAGAGAAGTTTTCAGGCCCTTCAGAGCACTCGGCGaaccttttgttttttattgagtgGGATGAGAAGATCCTGGAAAATCATTAAATGAGGAAGATactttctgcttctttctgttctttctgctTTCTGTTCAGTGActtaaaaacacacatacacacaaataggacgggttagggttagggttagagatGCTAGGAGAGAGGTACCTGCAGCCGAAGTGGTCCGGGAGAGCCTCCCTGAGGAGGTGACTGAAGAGCTGAAAtcagaaagtggaaaagaaattcaaagggCTAGGGGGAGGGAAACAGAGAGAGGCCGGGCCTCGAGAAATGAAACCAGAAGCGGAGCCAACGTCCCGGGAGGCCTGGGGAGGAGCCTCCGccagcaggggagggagaggggctaGGGGGGTTCGGGAGAACGCCCCGCCCCCAGCCGGCCGCTCCACCCCGcccctggggagagaggaggcgcCGGCCCGGCTCCCAGGCAGagtgggcaggtgggaggggcCAAGGTGGCCGAGGCCCATCCCCCAACGCGGGACCGAGGCGGAGGGCAGGTTGCGGAACGCGGACTCTGCCCTCAGGGACCCGATTTCTTCTGCGGGGCCAGCCCTTCCACTTCTCTCGCCAGTTTTCTGACGGCTGTAGctgggcctctctgagcctcagtttgatCATCTGGAAAGTGGAGGTGCTCCTCATACTGGCCTCACCGTGGTCCTAACAAACTCCACGATTCCTCATCATTCCtgtatctttgggcttccctggaggctcagacgataaagaatccgcctgcaacgcgggaTTTTGgcctttcctggtgtctcagacaataaagaatccgctcacaatgcgggagacctgggatcgatcccagtttgggaagatcccctggaggagggtatagcaacccactccaatattcttgcctggagaatcccatggacagaggagcctggcgggcaactttccatggggtcgcagagtcagacacgactgagcgactaagcatacaccTGTATGTTTAGGGCAAAGATAGTTCATGTAAAAGTGAGtctggggacttcctggtgatTCTTAGCTAAGACATCCTGCTCACAATGCGTgtggccagggtttgatccctggtcagggaattagatccaacatgctggaatcaagagttCCCATGGTGCAGCTCCAAGATCTGGTGTGTCACAACTAAAGACTCTAcatgcacagccaaataaataaattaaataaatgaatattggggggggggggggaaagtgAGTCTCCTTCCTGCACAGCCAGCCTTGCCTTCCATCTCACTCAGGGTAAAGCTCTAGCCCTCCCTACGGGACTCTACAACACCCTACAGGACTTGTCCCCTCAAACTCTGTCATCTTGTCTCCTAGTACTTGCCTCCTTGCTCTCTCTACTCCAGCCACATGGATGTTTGCtaagttattcagtcgtgtctgactctttgctaccccatgcactgtagcccaccaagctcctctgtccatgggattctccaggcaagaatactggagtgggttgccaggcctttctccaggggatcttcccaacccagggattgaatctgagtctcttacatcttctgcattggcagatgggttctttaccactagctccacctgggaagccccactgaccTCCAAATGGTCCTTTAAACTCCCAAATAATGCTCtgaccacagggcctttgcactggctgttcctgCTATAGGGATTGTATCCCCACAGATTCACAAAGATCACGTCTCACCTCTTTCAGGTCCCTCTCAAATTTCATCTTGTCAGTGAGGCCTTCTTTGGCCTCCCATCTAAATAACAACATCCCCatcactttcttgctttttctttgtaacATTTGTCACTACTTGACAGACtacattttactgtttatttcagTGTATATTTCAGCCTCTCCCACGATGATGTTTTATGAGAGTGGGAACTctattttgttcatgtttttggAAGAGTGCCAGGTCCacataggcactcagtaaatctGAGCAATTATTGGAATCTTTGGTGTGCAGCAAGCGCCCTCTTACACACTTTGCATGATCGCTTAATGAGGCAGATACTACTCCAGGTGTTGAGGGTGGGACATGATGTGTTTGAAGAGCATCAGAAAATGCTATGGGGGAGGTGAGTCGAGAGAGGTGGCAGGGACGTTTGGCTATCTCAAGATTGGGAGTTCATCTtctcaacaacagcaaaaagaaaaaagaaaaagtttgagtGTCCACCTGTGCCAAGGGTAGTTCTGTGCAGTACCCAACCCCTTCCTCTGAAAGATTTCTCCAACAGACCAGAAGCCTAACCATAAAGAGGTCATAAATAACTTGAGATTGGATAGGTACTACTAGGGCTTcctcgatggctcagtggtaaagaatctgtctgcaatgcaggagatgcaaaaggctctggttccatccctgggttgggaagatcccctcgaggagaaaatggcaacccgctccagtattcttgcctggaaaaccccatggacagaggagcctggcaggctacagtccaaagtgtcacaaagagtcggacacgactgagtggctgagcacaagGTACTACTAACAAAGTCAAAGAATGTGAAGTGGGGTTGGGGTCGGGGTGCACCTGGACATGTTGAGCTAGGAAGGGCGGGGAAGACCTCTCCGAGAAAGAGACATTTGTGTGGGTGAACTTATGCAGGAAGTGTCCTCTGGGCAGTTAACAACAGGTGCAAAAGCCCTGGGGTCAACTGGAGTTGTGTGAGGAGTGGAGGAGAATCAGAGCTAAAACTAGGGAAGCTAGGTGCAAAATTGTCAGGCCTTGCATGGATTGGGGTTTTATTCCGAGTGTGggtttccccgatggctcagtggtaaagaacctggctgccaatgcgggagacgcagATGTgcgtttggtccctgggttgggacgataccctggaagagggaatggcaacccactccagtattcttgccgggataatcccatggacagagcagcctggaggactgtgtccatggggtggcagagtcggacacgactgagtgagcaagAAGTCACCTAGAGGTTTAAGTCGGAGTCAGACATGGGCATGTGCCTTCTGATCCCCTTGACCACCTCCTTTCTTTCTCCGGATTGGCACCCACCTGTCAGTTACCCAGCTGTTTTCAGAGTTAGATGCAATGCCTCTCTCAGGGTGAGAATCTGGCTTTGAGCCAGAAAGCAAAGGCAAAATCCCCTTCCTTTCCCTGCATGTTACACCCACAAGTGGTTCCTCCTTGTATCCTTTCCAGAAAAGTCCCTAAATGCAGCATAAGCTTACCTGTTGTCATGTTTTCAAAGGTCTCTGTGGAGGCCTAGCCAGTGCAGCAGTATACATCACATCTTCCCTAGCCTCCCTTCTTTTCCCCTACTCTTGCCAGCCTGGGGTTGCACCTCCTAAATAAATCATTGGAACCTGGACTGTACTTCCTAGCCAACAGTTTTGTAGAAAGATCTGCTGTTAGTGCTGGGGATCTCTGagcattttcattctcctctggGCCTCTGTAGCACATTTCCTACAAAATAAATGGgctgatttttagttttttcatttaaaaatatttttcatttaaaaatatttatgtttatctatctggctgtgccaagtcttagttgtagcatacgTGATCTGTAGTTACAGCGCTGaattcttagttgtggtatgtgggatctagtcctcTGACCTGGgcttgaacctgagtcccctgccttgcaagcaccgagtcttagccactggacaggCAGGGAAGTCTCAAAGGGCTGACTTTTAAGTGTCCGGGAGCCCTATCCTTTGACATGTTAATTCATGTGacccagtttctccttcctgtgtCCACCATGTGGCTGGGGAGTCTAAATCTACAAAGCAGCAATGAATATAATAGTTAAGAAGGCTCTGGAGGTAGCCTGAATTTGAGTTCTAGCTCCTTGGTCCTTACTCTTCCTGAGCAagtgacttgacctctctgaaccttaACCTCCTCTTATGTAAAATGTGGTAACAGTATCTATTTCAGTATAATCATGAGGACAAGATGACTTAATTCAAATAAAGTAGGTAGAACAGTGCTCTTAGCGTTCAATAATGTTAGTGGTCttaacattcaataaatactgtaTCTAATAATATACCTGCCCCAACTTTGACTGGAAAGGGGTACATGCCCCTAAGGATACCAGGTCCCTCCCACTGACCTACAAAGAAACTTTAGGCAATATCACCCCTTccaaaatacttttattaaaaaaaaaaaaaaaaaaatcattacaaacaatcaaacaaacaaacaaacaaaaacaccacaaAACCcgcttttcttttaaataatgcgGCATGGAGCAGTTTGGTTTCCACCCTATTGCACGTGGTCCGGCCTGGTCATGAATCAGGAGGCTGCTGGGACTGGGGTCCTGCGAAGGAGGTGGGGTTCAGCCTGGGGGAGGAGGCCAGCCTCTCCCACTACCTGGAGGTGCCATGAGGCAGAGGCTGGGTTTCCATAGCAACCAGGTAGCACATCCCTGTCATCCTTTGACAGGCCCAGCTTATCTTCCCTGAGGCCCCAGTGACACAAGGGGAGTCGGAACTggaggaaaaggcagaagaaatgtGGAAGTGGGAAATCAGACTCCTGGAAACAGAGTCTCATTAAGGCATTTGGAACAGATAAATTAATTCAGGAAGACCCACCTTCACAGAAGGCTGAGAtaaccagacacacacacacatgcaagacaATTTGTGGAACCCtgaagtgggaggagaggaggccaCTGCTTAGAGGCCCCatcaaaacacacacacgcacacagaatTGCATCCAGGGAGTCATCCCACCAAGGCTGGGATGAGGAAGgagccctcccctgccccccatcaAAGTTTTAGGATCCCAGAATGATTTCCATGATGTGATCTAGTTCATTCCATTCCCAGGACCCTGGGGCACAGAAAAGGTTGTGAGGAGGTTCTGGTGGGGCCACTGCAGGCTCCTTCTCCACTGCGGATGTGTCGATGTCCAGGAAGAAGTCATCCAGGCCTGAGTCCCCCAGGTACCGGGAGCTCAGAGCTTCTAAGAAGACTGGATCGGGCTGGGGAAGCACTTCATTCTGGGGGCTTGGGGGAGCTGCTGGATTCTGAGGTGGCTCGGTCTCATCCATGGAGGTCTCCAGCTCCCGGAGAATAGAGCCAATGGTTGCCGACAGCGAGAAGTCCTCCTCGCCCAGGAAGAGGGgctctgggggcagggcaggtgcAGGAGTCAGGCAAAGCGCCGCTTGGAGCTGCTGGAGGGTGTTGTGGATGAGGACGTGCCTGCGAAGGCTGGGTGCTCGGGGGCCTAGACTTCGCTGGACTTTGTCTAGGGAGATGCGGAGCAGGGCTTGCTGGTAGCTCCGCAGGCCTGCTGGACTCCAGTCCCActtctcatcctcttcttcttcctccagaTCTGAGTGCTTCCTCTTCAAGCCTCCTACCATGATGCCCTAGGGAGAGAAGAGGGGCAAATAAGACACAGCAGGGCTAATTCAAATCCCAAATCTCTAGTATGACTATTGTTGATTTGTAATGATCCAAACTTCAGTTTTTGCATCTAAAAATTAAGATAGTATGAGTCTCACAAGGCTAAGAAGAAGAGTCAGTGAATGTGATTAAGAAAATTAGATCtcaggacttccgtggtggtccagtggctaagacttcacgttcccagtgtagggggcccaggtttgatccctggtcaggcaactagatcccaaTGCCCCAACTaaaagtttgcatgctgcaaggaagacaGAAGATCCACATGCGTCaaccaagacccaatgcagccaaataaacagataaaaatattaaaaaaaaaaatacaccaaaatcTGGACTTAAATAtagctgggtttgaatcccactTACTTGCCCGTGTTGCCTCAGTGAGTTTAACTCCTTGAGACTCAAATTTCCTCATATGCAAGATAAGGATCCTAACTCAAGTCCCCCTAAATCTTAAAGTTGTTCTTTTGACAATACTCTTTTCTTCAAGTGTGACAGATACAAGACAGGTGTTGAGCACAGAGCTATGGCCTTGAAGCAGAGAATCCTGGGTCTGAATTCTGCTTTTCACACTGCTCAGTTGTGTGATCGTGGGAAGTAATGTGACATCACGCACTTCAATGAACGAGAGTTAACTgctatttatttatgaaatatttttgagtgCCTACTACATTCCAGCCACCTGGAGCCCTGTTAAGGCACCTATCTGTGAAGACGCTTCTTTCCACATGGAAGATATTTCTGTCCATGCCCTCATCCTAACTGACTGGGAACGTGCCCAACGACAAGGTATGGGGCCTCCCTCATTCCCTCTGCGGACGCCTTCAGGTTCCCCCTGGGCGAGCCCCACAGGAAAACTTGCTAGAACCGACTCACGCCAAGCCCCGCCTCCACCAGTCCATCCAACCAGATCTCGGCCCTCTGCAGGCCCCGCCCTCTCTACGGTTCCCCTTTCAGCATTCAGACACGCCCCAATTTGGCCCAGGGGTTTCTGGGAAATGTCGGCCAATAGCCACCAGGTACACGAACTGACGTTGAGCAAGCACTACAACCCCCGGACGGCTCCGCACGCCACAGGGACTAGCCTTCCCCGCCCTGCCCCCCCGGGGCATGCGCACAGGGGCCCAGGGTACGTGGGGGAAGGGAACCCGGACGTCCAGCTGCCTGGCGATTGCCAAGCCCCGCCCTccgctgcctcctgggctgcggGTCTGAGCTCCACGCcctgaacacccctcccccactccagaCTTGGGCTCTAAAACTGCTTTCTCCCGGCCCTTTGGAACCGCAGAAGGTCCTGGATTCTTCACTCAGGCTGCTCTCGGGTCCAGAGACCCAGGACCCCAGCACAACGCTCAAAGACTTACAAATGCGCTCCGATTCACTCCGTTCGGGACACTAAGTATCTCAGTTACGAGATCGTCTCCCGTCAACGTTCCTCTATTCTCCCGTCTTTGAAACGCTTTTCGACTTCATCTCCAGTCTCCCACTGTGACTTCCAAGACCCGACAGGGAACTCTCCCCAGAACCCGCTCTCCGACACTGCGTCTGGGAGACCCAGAGTCCTTGTCCCTATTTCTCTCGCTTCTCCAAAGGTCCAGgatcccagcccagcccctcacACCTTTCCCTAAACACTAGAGCCCCGAATTCAACCTGTCCCAGAGACCAGAACTGTCCTAATTTTTAGCTTCCTACCCCAAATTTTCCTTCTCTAGTTTTCTCGCTTCTCCAAACACCCTATCTCCCAGCTTCAAACTTCCTCCACTTGAAAATtttgtcccccacccccaaaactcTGTCTTCCGTGCAAGGATCTCGAAACCCCGGTCCCTAAACCCTCTCTTCAACCCCTATTATCACCCTGAATCTGCGCCCCCTACTCTCGCTCATACCCCGCCTCCACAACTCTCGAGGGAGCGCCTCCACTTCCCTCATCTCAAGGCAGATCCCAAGTCAGGTAGCCACACCTCACCTCAGCTGCCAGGTTCGCAACCACCACCTCCGGGAACGCCCGCGGCTTAGCGACCCTCCAGCTTTGGGTAGGGGCCTAGTTCACCTCCCCCGGGCCTCTCACCCTGGTCTCAGGCCCACCCAGCTCCGCCCGGGAGCCGAGCCGCGAGTAACGATTGGCTGGAGTCCTGCCGGCCGCGGGGCGCGGACTGCTGGGCGGGGCCATCCGCTAGTCGCCAGGAGACGCCCCACCCGCCCTCCCCTCCCTTGCTTCGCGGACCAATTAAAGGATTCCGACTGGCCGGGGCCACGTCTCTACAGAGCGGAGGGCACATCAACGCACTTTCCTTTAACTTAGCTACTATTTTCGCTCTTGCTCTCTGCGATCCCTTTATACCAGGCCAGGACCGCGTCGCGAAGCAAAAGCTGGCTGGCACTGCCCACTCAACCCGCGTTCGGGGCTGGAGGGGCTGAGCGTCTCGCTGAGACCGCGCCCATTGGATTCAGAGGGCGGACGCAGCGGGGAGGATGACGCATTGACGATCAGCCAATAGTTTGGCGCGGCCTATGTTGCCTGGGCGATCGTAGCCCCGCCCCTCACCTCCCCTGTCCTGCCCCTCACACTTTACCCGAAgccttcttcttataaggacttCTCTGGCCTGTCTTCTGGTGGTGCCTCAT from Bubalus bubalis isolate 160015118507 breed Murrah chromosome 18, NDDB_SH_1, whole genome shotgun sequence harbors:
- the SERTAD3 gene encoding SERTA domain-containing protein 3, giving the protein MVGGLKRKHSDLEEEEEDEKWDWSPAGLRSYQQALLRISLDKVQRSLGPRAPSLRRHVLIHNTLQQLQAALCLTPAPALPPEPLFLGEEDFSLSATIGSILRELETSMDETEPPQNPAAPPSPQNEVLPQPDPVFLEALSSRYLGDSGLDDFFLDIDTSAVEKEPAVAPPEPPHNLFCAPGSWEWNELDHIMEIILGS